Proteins co-encoded in one Dasypus novemcinctus isolate mDasNov1 chromosome 6, mDasNov1.1.hap2, whole genome shotgun sequence genomic window:
- the NANOS1 gene encoding nanos homolog 1, with protein sequence MEAFPWAPRSPRRGRAPPPMALVPSARYVSAPDPAHPAPFSSWHDYLGLATLITKAVDGEQRFGRARGGASAPASPCCSPHAGAGALAPGVPDDDQDEDEEDSDSPGPRGRYLGGALELCAGPAEAGLLEERFAEPSPFAGRAAAVLLGCTPAAAAAGAEAARREERAPAWAAEPRLHAASGAAAARLLKPELQVCVFCRNNKEAVALYTTHTLKGPDGRVLCPVLRRYTCPLCGASGDNAHTIKYCPLSKVPPPSAARPPPRSARDGLQGKKLR encoded by the coding sequence ATGGAGGCTTTCCCCTGGGCGCCCCGCTCGCCCCGCCGCGGCCGCGCACCCCCGCCCATGGCGCTCGTGCCCAGCGCCCGCTACGTGAGCGCTCCGGACCCGGCGCACCCGGCGCCCTTCAGCTCGTGGCACGACTACCTGGGGCTCGCCACGCTCATCACCAAGGCGGTGGACGGCGAGCAGCGCTTCGGCCGCGCCCGCGGCGGTGCCTCCGCGCCCGCCTCGCCCTGCTGCTCCCCCCACGCGGGCGCCGGAGCGCTGGCGCCGGGGGTGCCCGACGACGACCAAGACGAGGACGAGGAGGACAGCGACAGCCCGGGGCCCCGCGGCCGCTACCTGGGGGGCGCGCTGGAGCTGTGCGCGGGCCCCGCCGAGGCCGGGCTGCTGGAGGAGCGCTTCGCCGAGCCGAGCCCGTTCGCGGGCCGCGCCGCCGCCGTGCTGCTGGGCTGcacgcccgccgccgccgccgccggggccGAGGCGGCGCGGCGCGAGGAGCGGGCCCCGGCGTGGGCGGCCGAGCCCCGGCTGCACGCGGCCTCCGGGGCGGCCGCCGCGCGGCTGCTCAAGCCCGAGCTGCAGGTGTGCGTGTTCTGCCGCAACAACAAGGAGGCGGTGGCGCTCTACACCACCCACACCCTGAAGGGACCCGACGGGCGAGTGCTGTGCCCGGTGCTGCGCCGCTACACGTGCCCCCTGTGCGGCGCCAGCGGCGACAACGCGCACACCATCAAGTACTGCCCGCTCTCCAAAGTGCCGCCGCCAtccgccgcccgcccgccgcctCGCAGCGCCCGGGACGGCCTGCAGGGCAAGAAGCTGCGCTGA